The following coding sequences are from one Xiphophorus couchianus chromosome 22, X_couchianus-1.0, whole genome shotgun sequence window:
- the wdr11 gene encoding WD repeat-containing protein 11 isoform X1: protein MIPYTVNIKLAARTLTGTLNLQNKTAVDWGWQGLIAQGCHSSILIIDPKTAQTIQVLERHKANVVKVKWSRENYYHNLSSPYCLRLASGDASGKIIVWDVVSGTAHCEIQEHSKPIQDLEWLWNQDASRDLLLAIHPPNYIVLWNGDTGTKLWKKSYAENILSFSFDPFDPSNMALLTSEGIVFITDFSHSKPPSSAGKKVYIASPHASPAHTKPAPAAAPAPTGAKKALNKVKVLITNEKPTAEAVTLNDCLQLSYLPSKRNHMLLLYPREILILDLELSQTVGVVAIERSGVPFTQVIPCAQRDALYCLHENGCITLRVCRSTSAQEEAADPEQSIQELVYDLRSQCDAIRVTKTVRPYRMVICPVNENKAALMVSDGRVMLWELKAHTGRSVSNPSSGLSPLYSPVSFCGAPLGPNQKRIQDLSLNSMINFCVIYPGQTLIAGEALPPSSNQQEVQLKFLLTGLLSGLPLPPFAIRMCPPLTTKNINHYQPLLAAGTSNGSVLVYNLTSGLLHKDLSVHSCEVRGLEWVSLTSFLSFATSSPNNMGLVRNELQHVDLPTGRCFAFRGERGNDEPPIEMIKVSHLKQYLVVVFRDKPLELWDIRTGTLLREMAKNFPTVTALEWSPSHNLKSLKKKQMAAREAMARQTVSDAEQSSVESSVISLLQDAESKSETSQAISAREHFVFTDTDGQVYHITVEGNTVKDGARIPPDGSMGSIACIAWKGDTLVLGDVDGNLNFWDLKARLSRGIPTHRGWVKKIRFAPGKGNQKLLVMYTDGAEVWDTKDVQMVSSMRFGRNVNYRILDIDWCTSDKVVLASDDGCIRVLEMAMKSASYRMDEQDLTDPVWCPYLLLPRAALTLKAFLLLQPWSGTFTMDITQVDYSEKVEIKGLIQEQLNSLSNDMKSVLQDSELSLLQRCLLVSRLFGDESDLNFWTVTSHYLQLFAQARQLSVTSEGGSDETQPPSQNHLDICHDILCESSYFQKFQLDRVHLQEVKRSSYEHTKKCADQLLLLGQTDRAVQLLLETSADNPSYYCDSLKACLVTTITSSGPSQSTIKLVATNMIANGKLAEGVQLLCLIDKAADACRYLQTYGEWNRAAWLAKVRLNPAEGSDVLKRWAEHLCSPQVNQKSKAILVLLSLGCFYKVGEMLHSMRYFDRAALFIEACLKSGVMEANDSSNKLIEAAFLDYARLLRSLGLREGAALWASRAGSAGEQLMEELFQGEGGVPEAVLGEDEVEVGLESTE from the exons CAAG GTGAAATGGTCAAGAGAAAATTACTACCACAACTTGAGCTCTCCCTACTGCCTGCGGCTCGCCTCAGGAGACGCATCTGGGAAGATCATAGTGTGGGACGTGGTCAGTGGGACAGCTCACTGTGAAATCCAGGAGCATTCCAAACCTATACAGG aTTTGGAGTGGCTGTGGAATCAGGATGCGTCCCGTGACCTGCTATTAGCCATTCATCCTCCTAACTACATCGTTCTGTGGAATGGAGACACAGGAACCAAGCTATGGAAGAAGAGCTATGCTGAGAATATCCTCTCCTTTTCCTTCGACCCCTTTGATCCGTCCAACATGGCAT TGCTGACCAGTGAAGGAATCGTTTTCATCACAGATTTTTCCCATTCCAAACCACCAAGCAGTGCTGGGAAAAAGGTGTACATTGCCAGTCCTCATGCAAGCCCAGCACACACCAAGCCTGCGCCCGCTGCTGCTCCTGCACCCACTGGTGCCAAGAAAGCCCTTAATAAAGTGAAAGTGCTCATCACCAATGAAAAACCCAC TGCAGAGGCCGTGACGCTGAACGACTGTCTGCAGCTGTCTTACCTGCCTTCCAAAAGGAACCACATGCTGCTGCTTTATCCCAGAGAGATTTTAATCCTGGACCTGGAGCTCAGCCAGACTGTGGGCGTGGTGGCTATTGAGCGCTCAGGGGTCCCCTTTACCCAG GTAATTCCATGTGCTCAGCGCGACGCCCTCTACTGCCTGCATGAGAATGGTTGCATCACTCTGCGGGTGTGCCGCTCAACATCTGCACAAGAGGAAGCAGCAG ACCCAGAACAGAGTATCCAGGAGCTTGTTTATGACTTGCGCTCCCAGTGTGATGCCATAAGAGTCACTAAGACGGTCCGGCCGTACAGGATGGTTATTTGCCCTGTAAACGAGAACAAAGCTGCCCTCATGGTCAGCGATGGAAGAGTCATGCTCTGGGAGCTGAAAGCACACACTGGGCGGTCAGTTTCCAATCCAAG TTCTGGTTTGTCGCCTCTCTACTCCCCCGTGTCGTTTTGTGGAGCTCCTTTGGgtccaaaccagaaaagaaTCCAGGATCTTTCTCTCAACAGCATGATCA acttctgtGTAATTTATCCAGGTCAGACACTGATTGCTGGTGAGgctcttcctccatcttctAACCAGCAGGAGGTCCAGCTGAAGTTCCTGCTCACCGGCCTCCTGTCTGGTCTGCCACTTCCTCCGTTTGCCATCCGCATGTGTCCACCTCTCACCACCAAGAACATCAACCACTATCAGCCTCTTCTGGCAGCAG GCACCAGCAATGGGTCTGTACTGGTGTACAACCTGACCAGTGGTCTTCTGCACAAAGACCTCAGTGTACACTCTTGTGAAGTCAG GGGGCTCGAATGGGTGAGTCTGACCAGCTTCCTGTCTTTTGCCACTTCTTCCCCCAACAACATGGGCCTGGTGCGAAACGAGCTGCAGCATGTTGACCTTCCTACTG gTCGATGCTTTGCGTTCAGAGGTGAGCGAGGGAACGATGAGCCGCCCATCGAAATGATTAAAGTGTCTCATCTCAA GCAGTACCTGGTGGTGGTGTTCAGAGACAAACCCTTGGAGCTGTGGGACATCAGGACAGGGACACTTCTTCGAGAAATGGCCAAGAACTTTCCCACTGTCACTGCGCTG GAATGGTCTCCCTCCCACAACCTGAAGAGTCTGAAGAAAAAGCAGATGGCAGCAAGGGAGGCCATGGCCAGGCAGACCGTGTCAGATGCAGAACAGAGCAGTGTTGAGTCCTCCGTCATCAG TCTCCTGCAAGATGCTGAGAGCAAATCAGAGACCAGCCAGGCCATCTCTGCCAGGGAGCACTTTGTGTTCACAGACACCGATGGCCAGGTCTATCACATCACCGTGGAGGGCAACACGGTGAAAGACGGAGCACGGATCCCTCCTGAC GGTAGCATGGGCAGCATCGCCTGCATTGCCTGGAAAGGTGACACCCTGGTGCTTGGAGATGTGGATGGCAACCTTAACTTCTGGGACCTAAAAGCTCGTTTGTCAag GGGGATACCGACACATCGGGGCTGGGTGAAGAAGATCCGCTTCGCTCCTGGGAAGGGGAACCAAAAGCTGCTGGTCATGTACACAGATGGAGCAGAAGTCTGGGACACCAAAGAT GTCCAAATGGTCAGTAGTATGAGGTTTGGACGCAATGTGAACTACCGCATCCTAGACATCGACTGGTGCACATCAGATAAAGTTGTGTTGGCTTCGGACGATGGCTGCATCCGAGTGTTGGAGATGGCCATGAAGTCAGCCAGTTACCGCATGGATGAGCAGGACCTGACTG ACCCGGTGTGGTGTCCTTACCTGCTGCTACCCCGGGCTGCCCTCACTCTTAAGGCTTTCCTTCTCCTGCAACCCTGGTCAGGGACCTTCACTATGGACATCACTCAGGT AGATTACAGTGAAAAAGtggagattaaaggactaatCCAGGAGCAGCTCAACTCACTGTCAAA TGATATGAAGAGCGTGCTTCAGGACTCAGAGCTGAGTCTTCTGCAGCGCTGCCTCCTGGTGTCACG GTTGTTCGGGGATGAGTCCGACCTTAACTTCTGGACAGTGACGTCCCACTACCTGCAGCTGTTTGCCCAGGCTCGTCAGCTAAGCGTGACCTCTGAAGGGGGGAGCGACGAAACCCAGCCGCCGTCTCAGAACCACCTGGACATTTGCCACGACATTTTGTGTGAGAGTTCTTACTTCCAG AAGTTCCAGCTGGATCGAGTTCACTTGCAGGAGGTGAAGAGGTCCAGTTATGAACACACCAAGAAATGTGCTGACCAACTCCTCCTGCTGGGTCAG ACCGACCGGGCAGTGCAGTTACTGCTGGAGACGAGTGCAGATAACCCCAGCTACTACTGCGATTCACTCAAAGCCTGCCTAGTGACCACCATCACCTCCTCGGGCCCTTCACAGTCTACAATCAAGCTAGTGGCCACCAATATGATTGCTAATGGCAAACTGGCAG AGGGAGTCCAGTTGTTGTGTTTGATTGACAAGGCAGCGGACGCCTGCCGCTACCTGCAGACCTACGGGGAGTGGAACCGAGCGGCGTGGCTCGCTAAG GTGCGCCTGAACCCAGCAGAAGGCTCCGACGTGCTGAAGCGCTGGGCAGAACACCTGTGCTCCCCTCAGGTCAACCAGAAATCCAAAGCCATCCTGGTGCTGCTGTCCCTGGGCTGCTTTTACAAAGTGGGAGAGATGCTGCACAG TATGAGGTACTTTGATCGCGCCGCCCTCTTCATTGAGGCTTGTTTGAAATCTGGGGTAATGGAGGCCAACGACTCTTCCA ATAAACTCATCGAGGCTGCGTTTCTGGACTATGCACGGCTGCTGCGTTCGCTGGGCCTGCGGGAGGGCGCCGCTCTGTGGGCGTCCCGGGCCGGCAGCGCTGGAGAGCAGCTGATGGAGGAGCTCTTCCAGGGGGAAGGAGGCGTTCCCGAAGCTGTACTTGGCGAAGACGAGGTGGAAGTGGGACTGGAGAGCACAGAGTGA
- the wdr11 gene encoding WD repeat-containing protein 11 isoform X2, with protein sequence MIPYTVNIKLAARTLTGTLNLQNKTAVDWGWQGLIAQGCHSSILIIDPKTAQTIQVLERHKANVVKVKWSRENYYHNLSSPYCLRLASGDASGKIIVWDVVSGTAHCEIQEHSKPIQDLEWLWNQDASRDLLLAIHPPNYIVLWNGDTGTKLWKKSYAENILSFSFDPFDPSNMALLTSEGIVFITDFSHSKPPSSAGKKVYIASPHASPAHTKPAPAAAPAPTGAKKALNKVKVLITNEKPTAEAVTLNDCLQLSYLPSKRNHMLLLYPREILILDLELSQTVGVVAIERSGVPFTQVIPCAQRDALYCLHENGCITLRVCRSTSAQEEAADPEQSIQELVYDLRSQCDAIRVTKTVRPYRMVICPVNENKAALMVSDGRVMLWELKAHTGRSVSNPSSGLSPLYSPVSFCGAPLGPNQKRIQDLSLNSMISQTLIAGEALPPSSNQQEVQLKFLLTGLLSGLPLPPFAIRMCPPLTTKNINHYQPLLAAGTSNGSVLVYNLTSGLLHKDLSVHSCEVRGLEWVSLTSFLSFATSSPNNMGLVRNELQHVDLPTGRCFAFRGERGNDEPPIEMIKVSHLKQYLVVVFRDKPLELWDIRTGTLLREMAKNFPTVTALEWSPSHNLKSLKKKQMAAREAMARQTVSDAEQSSVESSVISLLQDAESKSETSQAISAREHFVFTDTDGQVYHITVEGNTVKDGARIPPDGSMGSIACIAWKGDTLVLGDVDGNLNFWDLKARLSRGIPTHRGWVKKIRFAPGKGNQKLLVMYTDGAEVWDTKDVQMVSSMRFGRNVNYRILDIDWCTSDKVVLASDDGCIRVLEMAMKSASYRMDEQDLTDPVWCPYLLLPRAALTLKAFLLLQPWSGTFTMDITQVDYSEKVEIKGLIQEQLNSLSNDMKSVLQDSELSLLQRCLLVSRLFGDESDLNFWTVTSHYLQLFAQARQLSVTSEGGSDETQPPSQNHLDICHDILCESSYFQKFQLDRVHLQEVKRSSYEHTKKCADQLLLLGQTDRAVQLLLETSADNPSYYCDSLKACLVTTITSSGPSQSTIKLVATNMIANGKLAEGVQLLCLIDKAADACRYLQTYGEWNRAAWLAKVRLNPAEGSDVLKRWAEHLCSPQVNQKSKAILVLLSLGCFYKVGEMLHSMRYFDRAALFIEACLKSGVMEANDSSNKLIEAAFLDYARLLRSLGLREGAALWASRAGSAGEQLMEELFQGEGGVPEAVLGEDEVEVGLESTE encoded by the exons CAAG GTGAAATGGTCAAGAGAAAATTACTACCACAACTTGAGCTCTCCCTACTGCCTGCGGCTCGCCTCAGGAGACGCATCTGGGAAGATCATAGTGTGGGACGTGGTCAGTGGGACAGCTCACTGTGAAATCCAGGAGCATTCCAAACCTATACAGG aTTTGGAGTGGCTGTGGAATCAGGATGCGTCCCGTGACCTGCTATTAGCCATTCATCCTCCTAACTACATCGTTCTGTGGAATGGAGACACAGGAACCAAGCTATGGAAGAAGAGCTATGCTGAGAATATCCTCTCCTTTTCCTTCGACCCCTTTGATCCGTCCAACATGGCAT TGCTGACCAGTGAAGGAATCGTTTTCATCACAGATTTTTCCCATTCCAAACCACCAAGCAGTGCTGGGAAAAAGGTGTACATTGCCAGTCCTCATGCAAGCCCAGCACACACCAAGCCTGCGCCCGCTGCTGCTCCTGCACCCACTGGTGCCAAGAAAGCCCTTAATAAAGTGAAAGTGCTCATCACCAATGAAAAACCCAC TGCAGAGGCCGTGACGCTGAACGACTGTCTGCAGCTGTCTTACCTGCCTTCCAAAAGGAACCACATGCTGCTGCTTTATCCCAGAGAGATTTTAATCCTGGACCTGGAGCTCAGCCAGACTGTGGGCGTGGTGGCTATTGAGCGCTCAGGGGTCCCCTTTACCCAG GTAATTCCATGTGCTCAGCGCGACGCCCTCTACTGCCTGCATGAGAATGGTTGCATCACTCTGCGGGTGTGCCGCTCAACATCTGCACAAGAGGAAGCAGCAG ACCCAGAACAGAGTATCCAGGAGCTTGTTTATGACTTGCGCTCCCAGTGTGATGCCATAAGAGTCACTAAGACGGTCCGGCCGTACAGGATGGTTATTTGCCCTGTAAACGAGAACAAAGCTGCCCTCATGGTCAGCGATGGAAGAGTCATGCTCTGGGAGCTGAAAGCACACACTGGGCGGTCAGTTTCCAATCCAAG TTCTGGTTTGTCGCCTCTCTACTCCCCCGTGTCGTTTTGTGGAGCTCCTTTGGgtccaaaccagaaaagaaTCCAGGATCTTTCTCTCAACAGCATGATCA GTCAGACACTGATTGCTGGTGAGgctcttcctccatcttctAACCAGCAGGAGGTCCAGCTGAAGTTCCTGCTCACCGGCCTCCTGTCTGGTCTGCCACTTCCTCCGTTTGCCATCCGCATGTGTCCACCTCTCACCACCAAGAACATCAACCACTATCAGCCTCTTCTGGCAGCAG GCACCAGCAATGGGTCTGTACTGGTGTACAACCTGACCAGTGGTCTTCTGCACAAAGACCTCAGTGTACACTCTTGTGAAGTCAG GGGGCTCGAATGGGTGAGTCTGACCAGCTTCCTGTCTTTTGCCACTTCTTCCCCCAACAACATGGGCCTGGTGCGAAACGAGCTGCAGCATGTTGACCTTCCTACTG gTCGATGCTTTGCGTTCAGAGGTGAGCGAGGGAACGATGAGCCGCCCATCGAAATGATTAAAGTGTCTCATCTCAA GCAGTACCTGGTGGTGGTGTTCAGAGACAAACCCTTGGAGCTGTGGGACATCAGGACAGGGACACTTCTTCGAGAAATGGCCAAGAACTTTCCCACTGTCACTGCGCTG GAATGGTCTCCCTCCCACAACCTGAAGAGTCTGAAGAAAAAGCAGATGGCAGCAAGGGAGGCCATGGCCAGGCAGACCGTGTCAGATGCAGAACAGAGCAGTGTTGAGTCCTCCGTCATCAG TCTCCTGCAAGATGCTGAGAGCAAATCAGAGACCAGCCAGGCCATCTCTGCCAGGGAGCACTTTGTGTTCACAGACACCGATGGCCAGGTCTATCACATCACCGTGGAGGGCAACACGGTGAAAGACGGAGCACGGATCCCTCCTGAC GGTAGCATGGGCAGCATCGCCTGCATTGCCTGGAAAGGTGACACCCTGGTGCTTGGAGATGTGGATGGCAACCTTAACTTCTGGGACCTAAAAGCTCGTTTGTCAag GGGGATACCGACACATCGGGGCTGGGTGAAGAAGATCCGCTTCGCTCCTGGGAAGGGGAACCAAAAGCTGCTGGTCATGTACACAGATGGAGCAGAAGTCTGGGACACCAAAGAT GTCCAAATGGTCAGTAGTATGAGGTTTGGACGCAATGTGAACTACCGCATCCTAGACATCGACTGGTGCACATCAGATAAAGTTGTGTTGGCTTCGGACGATGGCTGCATCCGAGTGTTGGAGATGGCCATGAAGTCAGCCAGTTACCGCATGGATGAGCAGGACCTGACTG ACCCGGTGTGGTGTCCTTACCTGCTGCTACCCCGGGCTGCCCTCACTCTTAAGGCTTTCCTTCTCCTGCAACCCTGGTCAGGGACCTTCACTATGGACATCACTCAGGT AGATTACAGTGAAAAAGtggagattaaaggactaatCCAGGAGCAGCTCAACTCACTGTCAAA TGATATGAAGAGCGTGCTTCAGGACTCAGAGCTGAGTCTTCTGCAGCGCTGCCTCCTGGTGTCACG GTTGTTCGGGGATGAGTCCGACCTTAACTTCTGGACAGTGACGTCCCACTACCTGCAGCTGTTTGCCCAGGCTCGTCAGCTAAGCGTGACCTCTGAAGGGGGGAGCGACGAAACCCAGCCGCCGTCTCAGAACCACCTGGACATTTGCCACGACATTTTGTGTGAGAGTTCTTACTTCCAG AAGTTCCAGCTGGATCGAGTTCACTTGCAGGAGGTGAAGAGGTCCAGTTATGAACACACCAAGAAATGTGCTGACCAACTCCTCCTGCTGGGTCAG ACCGACCGGGCAGTGCAGTTACTGCTGGAGACGAGTGCAGATAACCCCAGCTACTACTGCGATTCACTCAAAGCCTGCCTAGTGACCACCATCACCTCCTCGGGCCCTTCACAGTCTACAATCAAGCTAGTGGCCACCAATATGATTGCTAATGGCAAACTGGCAG AGGGAGTCCAGTTGTTGTGTTTGATTGACAAGGCAGCGGACGCCTGCCGCTACCTGCAGACCTACGGGGAGTGGAACCGAGCGGCGTGGCTCGCTAAG GTGCGCCTGAACCCAGCAGAAGGCTCCGACGTGCTGAAGCGCTGGGCAGAACACCTGTGCTCCCCTCAGGTCAACCAGAAATCCAAAGCCATCCTGGTGCTGCTGTCCCTGGGCTGCTTTTACAAAGTGGGAGAGATGCTGCACAG TATGAGGTACTTTGATCGCGCCGCCCTCTTCATTGAGGCTTGTTTGAAATCTGGGGTAATGGAGGCCAACGACTCTTCCA ATAAACTCATCGAGGCTGCGTTTCTGGACTATGCACGGCTGCTGCGTTCGCTGGGCCTGCGGGAGGGCGCCGCTCTGTGGGCGTCCCGGGCCGGCAGCGCTGGAGAGCAGCTGATGGAGGAGCTCTTCCAGGGGGAAGGAGGCGTTCCCGAAGCTGTACTTGGCGAAGACGAGGTGGAAGTGGGACTGGAGAGCACAGAGTGA